The genomic interval GGTGCAGTCGAAACTCTCGGTGCAAAAGCGACAGTTGATCGAGCCGCAGGTCTGGTTGAATTAGTGTATGACGACAGTGAAATCTCATTGGATGCCATTGTCGAAACGATTGAGAAACAGGGCTACGATGTCGTGAAATAAAAAAGTCACATAGATAAGATGGTAATACAACAGAAGAATAGGTGATGATCATGAGCAGTTCTAATCAAGCAGTATCAAACCAACAAGCCACACTACAAATCACTGGCATGACTTGCGCAGCATGTGCGAGCCGTATAGAGAAAGGTCTGAATAAGCTGGAAGGCGTTGCACAAGCAAACGTGAACTTCGCCATGGAGCAAGCATCCGTCAACTTTGACCCTTCTCAAGTGAACATGTCCCAATTGGAACAGAAAATTCAAGCCTTGGGATACGGTACGGTAAAGGAGTCCATTGACTTCGATATTGTAGGCATGACCTGCGCAGCGTGCGCCACGCGCATCGAGAAGGGCCTTAACAAAATGAGCGGCGTAAAAGCGACGGTAAACTTAGCTTTGGAGACGGCGCATGTGGAATTTATTCCATCCATGACAAGTGCTGCGGATATGATCAAGAAAGTCGAACAGATCGGCTATAAAGCTAAACCAAAGAACGAGCAGACGAGTGAAAGCGATCATAAGAAAAAAGAAGTCCGCAGCCTGCAGATCCGGTTGATTGTATCAGCTATTCTCTCTTTGCCGCTTCTCTGGGCTATGGTTGGGCATTTCTCCTTTACGTCATGGATATGGGTGCCTGAGATTTTCATGAATCCATGGTTCCAATTGATATTGGCTACCCCAGTACAGTTCATTATTGGCAGCCGATTCTATGTCGGAGCCTACAAGGCGCTGCGCAATGGCAGTGCGAATATGGATGTATTGGTAGCGCTCGGCACATCTGCCGCCTACTTCTATAGTGTTTACTTAACCATCGAATCAATAAATGCATCCGCACATCATCAGGTTGAGATGTATTATGAGACGAGTGCCGTGCTGATTACGTTAATATTGCTGGGTAAATTATTCGAAACGCTGGCGAAAGGCCGATCTTCCGAAGCGATTAAAGCATTGATGGGCTTACAAGCCAAGTCGGCTATCGTCATACGGGATGGTCAGGAAGTTAGTATTCCAATAGAAGACGTAGTAACTGGAGATGTATTCCTAGTTAAACCCGGCGAGAAAGTGCCAGTCGATGGTGTAGTGCTTGAAGGGTTATCGGCAGTTGATGAATCGATGTTAACCGGTGAAAGTATCCCGGTAGATAAGCAGACAGGAGATCAAGTCATTGGAGCAACGCTGAACAAAAACGGCGTGCTTAAAGTTAGAGCGACTAAAGTCGGCAAAGAAACGGCGCTTTCCCAAATCATCAAAGTCGTAGAGGAAGCGCAAGGCTCGAAAGCGCCGATTCAAAGGGTAGCCGACGTGATCTCGGGAATCTTCGTCCCGATCGTTGTAGGGATCGCAATCGTCACTTTCTTGATCTGGTACTTCGCTGTTGATGCAGGCAATTTCGCAGAGGCGTTGGAGAAGGCAATTGCCGTTCTGGTTATAGCATGCCCGTGTGCGCTAGGTCTTGCTACGCCAACATCGATTATGGCCGGTTCGGGTCGATCCGCTGAACTCGGTATTTTGTTCAAAGGCGGCGAGCATTTAGAATCCACGCATCGCATTAACACTATTATATTGGATAAAACGGGAACGGTAACGAAAGGCAAGCCGGAATTGACGGATGTACGGATTGAGCAAGGCTATAATCGGGAGCAGCTCTTGTCCTGGATTGCTGCAGCGGAGAAAAATTCGGAGCATCCGCTAGCGGAAGCGATTGTGGCTGGCATTCAAGAGCAAGGTATTTCTCTCCCATCGACAGATTCCTTTCAAGCGATACCTGGGTTTGGCATTGAAGCTACAGTTCAAGGGAACGAATTGCTAATAGGAACCCGAAAGTTATTGGCGAAAGCTAACGTGAACGCGGAGTCCGCTTTTGAGGAAATGAGCCGACTGGAGTCGGTTGGAAAAACAGCGATGCTGGTTGCGGTTAACGGGAAGTACGCTGGTATGGTAGCCGTAGCGGACACGATTAAAGATACGTCAAAGCAGGCAGTTGCCAGATTAAAGCAGCTCGGTTTGGAAGTCGTGATGATGACAGGCGACAATGAACGTACGGCGAAAGCCATAGCGAGTCAAGTTGGAATTGACCATGTGCTGGCGGAAGTGCTGCCGGATGGTAAAGCCAACGAGGTCAAGAGATTGCAAGAAAGCGGTAAGAAGGTCGCGATGGTTGGAGATGGAATTAACGATGCGCCGGCATTGGCAATTGCGGATATCGGGATGGCGATCGGAACGGGAACCGACGTGGCCATGGAGGCCGCGGATGTTACTTTAATGCGCGGGGACTTGAACAGTATTCCGGACGCGATCTCGATGAGTAAGAAAACGATGGTAAACATTAAGCAAAACTTGTTCTGGGCGCTTGCTTATAATGTCATCGGGATCCCGATTGCAGCGCTTGGATTCCTTGCACCCTGGCTCGCCGGAGCAGCTATGGCTTTAAGCTCCGTCTCTGTCGTGCTGAATGCGCTTCGTCTACAAAGGGCAAAAGTATAAAGTTATTCAGATCATGGAGGCTAAAATGAAACGAATTTATTTGATCGGATTGCTAGCTGTACTCGTTCTTGTTGCTGCTTGCGGAAAACAGAATAAACAAGAAACAGATAATCATGGTGCTCATGGCGGCAATTCTCAAGCGGCATCAAGCGCCGGAGAGCACGGAGCTCACGGAGAAGAACATGCTGGCGAGACGAAGAAGCTTGAGACCAATGCTGTTTGGAAATGGTCTGAAGAAACGCCGAAATCTGGAGAGAACACCGTAATAACCGTACAAATTCAAGATACGGACGGAAAGGCCATCGAGGCATTTGATATAAATCACGAGAAGAAGCTTCATCTCATCGCAGTCAGCAAAGATTTATCTTTTTTTGACCACATCCATCCGGAGTACAAAGGGAATGGGCAATTCGAAATCACGGCATCGTTCCCTTCTGGTGGAGATTATAAGTTATTCGCCGACTATATTCCTACCGGCGGCTCCGCCACAACGAAGTCCGAATGGATTAAGGTAGAAGGGCTAGCCGCTGAACAAGTACCGATTAAACCATCGGATGAACATTCCGTGATCCTGGACGGGGTAGAAATCACACTCGAAAACAATCATTCGGAAGCCGGCAAAGAAATAGAGTTAAACTTCAAACTTACGGATGCGAAGTCCAAAGAACCGATAACGGATCTAGAGCCTTACCTAGGCGCAGTTGGGCACGTTGTAATTCTAAGCGAAGATACAGAGCAGTATTTGCATGTACACCCGATGGAGGAAAAAGCGAAAGGCCCGGATGCGAAATTCATGACGACTTTCCCGAGTGCCGGTGTATATAAGATTTGGGGGCAATTTCAACGAAACGGTAAAACGTTTATCAGTCCTTTTGTAGTTGAAGTGAAATAAACTAATCTTAAGTCCGCGTAAAAACGCGGGCTTTTTTTAGTTATTGGACAATGTTCCTGTCATCTGACACAAATAGGCTATGGTATAGTAAGGGAATGGATTGAAAATATATAACTTTACATAGATAGGATGGGTGGGACGGCTTGAAACAACGCATATTGCTCGTAGAGGACGACCGATCGATTAGCGAAATGGTAGAGGCTTATTTGACGTTGGAAGGCTTCCATATCGTACATGCGGCAGATGGTGAAGAAGCATTACGGTTATTTTCGCAGGAAACGTATGATTTAATATTGCTGGATGTCATGCTGCCTAAGCTGAATGGCATTGATTTTCTGAAGAAGATTAGGGAGCATAGTCTGCTTCCAGTCCTCATTTTATCTGCTAAGGATGGCGATGTGGACAAAGCTTTAGGATTAGGATTCGGAGCGGATGACTATCTGGCCAAACCGTTCTCTATGATCGAACTGCTCGCAAGAGTAAAGGCTGCGATACGCAGAGCAACGCAATACTCAGGTGTTCGGAATCAGGCAGCGCCTAGTGTACTTCGTGTTCATGAGCTTACGATCGATACGGACAATATTGATGTAAGCAAACGGGGCAAGTCGATTAAGCTTACTTCAAAGGAATGGCAGATCATAAAGCTTCTAACGTTGAACCCAACCAAAGTGTTTACGAAGGAGCAAATTTACAGATCGGTATGGAACGATGATTACTTTGGAGATGAGAATGTTATAAACGTTCATATCAGCCGTTTAAGAGAGAAGATCGAAGACGATCCATCATCGCCGCAATATATAAAGACGTTATGGGGCATCGGATATAAGCTGGGAGAATTTTAATATGGTTTATAGTTTAGTAGGTATCATTGTCATACTCGCCATTTTAAATGTCATTCAGTATCAGATGAAGCGCGCTAGAAGCTCTGGCTTACGGTATATTACAAACCAGATCAGCAGACAGCTAGAGCAGCACTCTTCGGAAATGCTGCTCCTCATGACAGATGATCGCGAATTGAAGCTGCTGCTGGTAGAGTTAAACCGCCTCTTGACAGATAATCAAAATAAGCTGGCGCAGTTTACCAAAACGAATCATTCCATGAGGAAAATGCTTGCTAACTTCTCGCATGATCTAAAAACACCGCTAACCGTCGTGCTCGGCTATGCCGAGATGATACAAGGCAGCCGCGAAATGGCATTTGAAGAAAGAGAACGTCTTCTGCGGCTTATTCATGAAAAAACGCTGGAGATCATTAAGCTGATGAACGGTTTTTTCGATTTAGCTAGATTAGAAGCGGGTGACAACGACATTACGCTATCGCGAATACATATGAACGAGCTATGCAAAAAAAGCATTTTGACCTTTTACGATTTGGTGCAGGCAAGCGGCTATGAAGCAGATATTCAAATTCCAGAAGAAGCGATCTATGCTTTAGGGAACGAGGAAGCGCTGGAGCGGGTGCTCAGCAATTTATTGTCCAATGCCATTCGTTACGGCAGCGATGGGAAGAGTATTGGGATTGCTATGAGCGTTGATGATTCGCATGTTAGGATTGACGTTTCGGATTGCGGCAAAGGGATTAGCGCTCGAAATCAGGAGCTTGTTTTTGAAAGGATGTTTACGCTGGAGGAGTCTAGAAACAAGGCTTTCCAGGGAAGTGGATTGGGCTTAACGATTACGAAAAGACTCGTGGAGGAAATGAATGGCGAGATTACATTGCATAGCATCCCATTTGAGAAAACGACGTTCACGGTTAAGCTGAGGCGCATGACCTATTAGCAACTTAAGATTTTTGTTAGAAATAAGCAACAAATAAGATAAAGGTATTCGATAAACTGAGAACTAGTTACAACATGGAAAGAAGGAGAGAACGAGTGGATTATATTTTGAGAACGAGCGGCCTGACGAAAGCATTTGAGGGCAAAGAAGTCGTAAGCAATGTAAGCATGAGCGTGCGGAAGGGTGAAATATACGGTTTCCTTGGTCCAAATGGCGCAGGGAAAACGACCGTTATGAAAATGCTCACGAATTTGATTAAGCCCACTGCGGGACAAATCGAATTGTTTAATGAGCCGCTTAGGCCTAACACGTATGATGTATTTAAAAGAATGGGAAGCATCATTGAAATGCCGGTTTTTTATGACAAGCTGACTGCCAAACAAAACCTGCAGCTGCATAACGAGTACATGGGCTGCCATGATGACAAGGTTATCGGAGAGGTGCTCGGCATGGTTGCCCTGCGTAACGTGGATGATAAAGCGGTCAAAAACTTCTCGCTTGGGATGAAACAAAGACTGGCGATCGCTAGAGCGATTATGAACAGACCTGAATTGCTCATATTGGATGAGCCGATTAATGGGCTTGATCCTGCCGGCATTAAAGAAATTCGTAATCTGCTTCAAATGCTAAGTACAGATTATGGAGTTACTATTCTCATATCGAGCCATTTGCTCAGTGAAATAGAGCAAATGGCCAATACGATTGGCGTGATCAGCGGCGGCAGGCTCATTAAACAGGTGTCGATGGCAGATGTACGGGGCCAGAACTCAGAATATATCGAGCTCATAACGCCGGATCGGACTAAGGCATGCGCTGTGCTAGCCAACGAGCTCCAGCTCACTAATTTTAAAATTATAGATGACAATATGATTCGTATCTTTGAATCGGGAGCGATGCAGACGACGATTTCAAAGTCGCTTGCACTAAATGATGTAAATATCGAGTCGCTGAACAAGAAGTACACTTCTTTGGAGCAGTATTTCCTCGATTTGATTCAAGGAGACGAGGTGAAGCATCCGTGATTAAACTTATGAAGCTGGAAATAGCGAAAATGGGATTAGGCTGGTATGTGAAGGCAGCGATTATAGCGAATGTCGCGATTGTTACGCTAATGTTTATGATCGGTTACTTTGAGGGTGTAGAAGTTAAAAACGAGATCGCAAATATTGGAGAGCTGTATATTATAGCTGGCGCTATGGTTAGATCAACGTTTATCGTCATGGCTGCCGTTCTAATTAGCAAGTTAATCATTGATGAGTATAAGAAAAAAACAATTCTAGTTATGTTTATGTACCCGGTTAGTCGCAAGAAGCTGTTTGCTTCCAAGCTGGCGATTGTAGCTATCCTTACTTTTGTTGCAATAATCATCTCGCATATTTTCACATTGTCTATGCTTATTGGCATAAATCATTTTTTTCATATTATAGAGGAAGCGCCTGTACCGCTGGATTATGCTGCGCAGCTAGCAAGCATCGTAAGCTTTGCCTTTGCAGCAGCAGGAGCAAGTTTAGTGCCGCTTTATTTCGGCATGCGCAAGCATTCGGTGCCTGCAACTATTCTCTCTTCACTCCTAATCGTCATACTGACAAGTTCGAGTAATCCTGTTTTCTCACTGGCAACCATCATTTACATTCCGCTTGCTTTAGCAGTATTTGGCGTAGCGATCGCCTGGTCAACGGTTCGGCATATCGAGAATAGGGATGTTTTGTAACACCAAAATCTATTAATTATCATAGAATATTTGAGGGTGAATAAACTAGAATCGAGATTGGTGGTGGATGACGACAATACGATTTTGGCAAAACAGAAATCAACAATGGCTACGGGTAAGCAAAAGGGGACCACATTGATGTGATCCCCTTTTGCTTGTAAAGCTTAATACTTACGCGTCTTCCCATTTCTGTTTGAAGAACAGCTGATATACCTTGGTAACAACGATTTTCAGCATCATATATACCGGTATAATAATGATTACGCCTATGATTCCAAAAGCGTCACTGCCCACCAGCACCAATAGAATAGTTGTAATAGGGTGAATATCGAGCTGTTTTCCGAAAATATAAGGTGAAATAATATTATCCTGTATTTGTTGTGAGAGTAGAATGACCACTAATGACCAAATCGCAACAGTTGGCGATTCAATTAAACCAATAATGACGATCGGTACAGCAGACAGTATGGCACCTATAAAAGGAATAAAGTTCATAATAACAGCAACGACAGTCAATAAAAGAGCATAAGGCAAACCGATGATAAGGAAGCCGATATACATCAGAACACCGAGCGCCAGATTTACAACAACTCTCCCAACAATGAATCCGCTTAGAGCCGTATCAATCTCCTGCATCGTTTTTTCACCTTCAGCATGGTATCTCTTAGGCATGAAGCTGACGATTTTCTGGCCGAATTTATCCCCTTCCTTCAACATGTAAAAAAGAAGAATAGGGAAGGTGAACAAAATGAGTGCGAAATTAGAGATAAAAGAAAACATCCCCGTTAAATAGTTAGTCAACAATGAAAATCCTTTATTCAGGTATTCGGTTATTTTTGAAAAAGGACTTACATCTTCAGGTAAAATGTCTGCTAAAAACCCGTTCTGTTCCAGATCTTGCAGCTGTTTGCCTAACGTATTGAAAAGATTAGGCGCATTATTTACTAAATTGAAAAACTGAGTGCGAAGCGAAGGAAATACGCCAACGATAAATAAACTAAACAGCACAGCAGCTGCTAAATAAATAATGAGAATGACCCAAGGTCTCTTTAATTTAGGTCGCTCCATCCAGTTTACAAGCGGGCGTAGTAGATAATAGAAAAAAGAAGCGAGCATCAACGGAATCATAACAATACTGAACAAAGAAACGAAGGGCTTGAAAATAAAATCGACAAGTGATGCTAAATAAATAATGGCAAGAACTAAAATAACAGCGAAACAAATTTTAATAAATCGGTTTAAAGAAATCAGGGCGCTCACTCCATCTGCTATGAATTGTTTTTAGTATCGAATATTATTATCGCCATTAATAAATTCGTTTAGACTAAGGGAAATCTTTTCTGTTTTTGTTTCATTTTAAAAGATTATGTACATATTATTGCATAAAAACAGAGAGGAATCTAACTCGTAAACTAATATTGAAAAATAGTTTATAAGAGTTTCGTTTGTTGAAAATTTCTTAAATATTTTTAAAGTAATGATTGAAGTTATGAGTAAAACGGAGATTATATTTACAAAAAGAAAATACATATTTTATTAAATGTAATTATATAACAGTACAAACCTAACAAATAACTATCATGAAAATGTAATACATCACATTAAAGCTTGACAGCGTTTACTATAGACATTAGTATATGATCCATTAGAGTAATGAAATCCAAAAACAAGAATATATATATTGAATATGCTATAAATTATAGTTGCAGTTAAATTGTTTTATGCTTATATTAGATATGATAAATCTATGGTTTGAAAATTCGGAAAATTATGAATATTGCAAGTTTAGAATCACTACGTTAGGAGGATTCTATTGAAAAAAGAGCTGCTGAAAATTGAGAATTTGACGACTTCTTTTCGAATTGCGGATCGTTATTACGCAGCAGTGGATGATGTGACGCTAACGGTAAAAGAAAATGAGGTTCTTGCCATAGTGGGGGAATCGGGCTCCGGCAAGAGTGCACTGGCCTATTCCATCATGGGCCTCCATACGAGAGCAAAGATAGAAGGAAATATTTATTACCAAGGACAGGACATTGTCCAGATGTCACCCTCCACGCTAAATAAATTGAGAGGGAAAGAAATAGGCATGATCTTCCAAGACCCATTATCCGCATTAAATCCCCTTATGATTATCGGTTCTCAGATTGAAGAAGTTATTCTCCTGCACCAGCCCAAACTCTCTAGTAAGGAAAGAGCGGACAGGGCGATCGAGCTTTTAACTAAAGTGGGTATTCCTCGCCCAGAGCATACATACGGGCGTTACCCCCATGAATTGTCCGGCGGGATGAGGCAGCGTGTCATTATTGCCATAGCGATTGCCAATGATCCTAAGCTATTAATTGCAGATGAACCGACTACAGCTCTGGATGTAACGATACAATTGCAAATTCTTGAATTGCTGCGGCGATTGAAGGATGAAAGCAAGGCTGGCATTGTATTAATCACGCATGACTTGGGCGTTGTGGCCGAGATGGCTGACCGAGTCGCTGTTATGTATGCCGGACAAATTGTTGAAATTGCCGATATCTACACAATCATTGCTAAAGCACAGCATCCCTATACCAGATCATTATTGCAATCGATACCAACTGTGAATGAAGCAAAGTCTAAGCTCCATGTTATTCAGGGAATTGTGCCATCTCTTCAGAACCTCCCGAGGCAGGGCTGCCGTTTTCGATCGAGGACGCCTTGGATTGCTGAGGCTGCACATGAAGTGAACCCGGAAATGCATGAGATTTCTCCGGGCCATTTCGTCAGATGCAGCTGCTACAAGCATTTTCACTTCCCTGACGAGAAGGAGGATCATCAACATGTCATTTCTTGAGATCAGCGATCTAAAGGTGCATTTTCCGAATCGCGGGAGTCTTTTCAGTAAAAAGGGTCCACCGATCAAAGCGGTAGACGGAATACAATTCTCCTTGGAGCAGGGACAGACCTATGGACTAGTAGGCGAGTCTGGCTCTGGCAAGACCACGACAGGCAGAGCTATCATCGGCTTAAATGCAATTACATCAGGAAGTGTTCTCTTCCAAGGCCAGCAGCTTGCTGCAGGCGGACTTCGAAGCCATGCAGGCTTCCGCAGAGATATTCAAATGATCTTCCAAGATCCCTATTCCTCCTTGAATCCTAAGAAACGCGTGCTTGATATTATCGCTGAGCCGCTGCGAAATTTTGAGAAGCAGTCTGCTGGCGAAGAGAAGCGTAGTGTACAACAATTATTGGAGCAAGTGGGCTTGAGCCCAGAATCGATTTATAAATATCCTCATGAATTTTCGGGAGGCCAGCGGCAGCGAATTGGGATTGCGAGAGCCATCGCTTTAAAACCAAAGCTGATTATAGCCGATGAACCTGTGTCAGCGCTGGACGTCTCCGTTCAAGCGCAGGTACTAAACTTCATGCAGGATATTCAGAAAGAGCTAAACCTTACTTATCTGCTCATTAGTCATGATCTCGGCATTATAAGGCATATGTGCGATCATATTGGCATTATGTACAAAGGCCGTTACGTTGAACGAGGAACGACAGCTGATATATTCAATCAGCCTCAGCATATTTATACGAAGCGTCTTATCTCGGCTATTCCTGACATTGATCCAACGAAGCGAGAGGAAAAACACTCGTTTCGCAAAGCGGTAAAGGCGGAATATGAACAAGCCTATGAGAATTATTTTGACGAGGATGGTTTGGCTTATCCGTTAAAACCCGTTTCAGAAACACATTTCGTGGCTTTGCCTGGGAGAGGGTGAGGACGATGTGGCGCACAGTTTTACGAAGAATAGTCATTATGATCCCTCAAATTATATTGTTAAGCATCCTCGTCTTTCTAATAGCCAAGGCCATGCCGGGGGACGCATTGACTGGACTGATCGATCCAAGTATAGACCCCGCTGCGATGGATGCACAGCGTGAGAGGCTAGGCCTTAACAATCCGTGGTATGTGCAGTATTGGGACTGGATTACGAAAGCTGTGCAAGGTGACTTCGGACAGTCGTTTCGTTTCAAAATGCCAGTGTCTGATCTGATTGGCCAGCGCATGATGAATACCGTTTGGTTATCCATCGTCACTCTAATCCTTACTTACTTGATTGCAATACCGCTTGGGATTACAAGCGGCCGCTATAACGACACATGGGGAGATCGATTGATTACAGGATATACCTATATTGGATTTGCGGCCCCGCTATTTATTTTCGCTTTATTAATGTTATGGGTGTTCGGCTTTCATTTTGGTTGGTTTCCAACAGGGGGAAGCGTCGCTCCAGGACTGGAACCAAGTACTCTTCAATATGCTATGAGCAAATTTTATCATTTGCTGCTCCCAGCCATCTCGATGGCTCTTATCGCAACCGTGTCGACGGTTCAATATCTTCGAAGCGAAATCATTGATACGAAGCAAAAGGATTTCATTATCACAGCAAGAGCAAAAGGCGCCTCAGAATCCCGCGTATATAATCGCCATATTTTAAGAAATTCGTTATTGCCGATCGCAGCTTTTTTTGGTTATGAAATTACTGGACTCATCGGAGGCACGGTGTTCATAGAGGGGATCTTCAGTTATCCAGGAATGGGTCAACTATTCTTAAGCTCTATCGCTCTGCGGGATTTCAGCGTCGTTACTGCGCTTGTTTTATTGTATGGAGTGGCTTCTATTGTTGGGGCATTAATCTCTGACATTGTTTTGAGTATCGTTGATCCTCGTATTCGAATTAAATAAGAACTCGAGATGTTGAGGTGAAAGAAATGAGAAAGACGAACATTCCCATAACCGCGCTCCAGGTGCCGGATAAAAGCCCGTCAAGCTTGAATATTATTTGGCGGGAAATCGTACGAGACAAAGTCGCATTCGTATCCTTAATTTTTTTGAGCGTAGTTATTCTTTCTGTGTATGGGATCTCGCTTGTTCTGAATCAGGAGCAAATTGTATCGGTTGATTTATTTGCACTGAAAAAGCCGCCGTCATCCGAGCATTTGTTAGGTACGGACTATGGAGGCCGCGATGTTTTTGGGCAATTAATTATTGGGACTCGAAATTCATTAACGATTGCTATTATTGTTACTGCGTTTACAGGAGTAATTGGCGTATGTGTTGGACTCATTTCTGGTTATTTCGGTGGTACGGTTGACAATATCTTTATGAGATTTGTTGACTTCTTTATGATCCTGCCGACCTTGATGATCGTGATCGCGTTTGTTACAGCCGTGCCCAAATATAATATTTGGTCGTTCTCGCTTATCATGACCGCTTTTTTGTGGATGGGGATTGCAAGATTAATTCGTTCGAAAGCGCTGCAGGAGAAGGAGCTTGATTATGTTCAGGCATCCAAAACATTAGGCTCCTCCAATTTTAAAATCATGATGGTCCAGGTATTGCCGAATTTAAGTTCCATCATAATTGTAACGATGACTTTGAACTTGGCGGCAAATATCGGTTTAGAGTCTGGACTATCGTTTCTTGGCTTCGGGTTTCCTGAGAGCATGCCCAGCTTAGGCACGTTAGTCAGCTATGCTAGAGACCCGCAAACGCTCGAGCTTAGATGGTGGATATGGTTACCTGCATCGATACTGATTTTGGTACTGATGTTGAGTATAAACAATGTCGGTCAAGCGCTAAAGCGTGCGACGGATGCAAGACAAAGAAAAGGATAATAAAGGAGGAGAATGATGGTGAAGAAGAACACGATGTTTTCAAGGTCTTTATTTTTACCGCTTATGGTGGCATTGCTAGTCTTTCTTGCAGCTTGTTCATCTAATAATGGGAGTGCAGACACGCCGAGCCCGACTGATGGTGCGGCGAAGCCAACGGAGAGTGCCGCTCCTGCGGAAACCGAGAAGCCTGCTCCAGACGATGGTCTTTATTCCATTGAGGATTTCAGCAATGTGAAGAAAAATGAGGGCGAAGCCATAAAGGGTGGTTCCATTACATTTGGCCTTGTATCAGATACACCATTTGAAGGGACACTGAACTGGAACTTTTATTCCGGTGATCCGGATTCACAAGTGCTAAACTGGTTTGATGAAGGGCTGCTTACTTGGGATAAAAGCTATGTATATACGAATGATGGGGCAGCAACGTATGAAGTGTCTGAGGATGGCAAAACATTTACGCTTACGATTCGCGATAATGTAAACTGGCATGACGGCAAGCCAGTAACTGCAGAGGATTGGTTATTCGCTCATGAAGTCATCGGCAACCCCAAATATGACGGTCCACGGTATGATTCGAATTTCACTAATATCGTAGGGATGACGGAATTCCATGAAGGAAAAGCAAAAACGATCTCAGGAATTGAAGTGTTAAGCGAGAAAAAGCTTAAAATTACGTATATTCAATCATCTCCTTCCCTTTTGACCGGTGGTGTATGGAACTATCCATTAGCGAAGCACATATTCGGCAATATGGATGTGGCTAAAATTTCGGCTTCTCCAGAGGTTCGTGAGAAACCAATCGGCTTTGGGCCATTTAAAGTAAAAAGTATCGTTCCTGGGGAATCTGTTGTTTTTGAGAAAAATACAGATTACTGGCGCGGTGAGCCTGCACTAGATGAGGTTGTATTGAAAGTAATTAACCAAACAACCGTTGTACAACAATTGAAAACCGGCGGTGTTGATCTCGTTGATGCCTTCCCAGCGGATCAATATCCAGATAATGCGAGTCTATCAAATCTTGAATACTTAGGTGCAATTGACCGTGCATATACGTATATTGGCTTTAAACTAGGCAAGTGGGATGCCGAGGCTGGCAAAGTCGTTCCTGATCCTAAATCGAAAATGGGCGATGTGAACTTGCGGAAAGCGATG from Paenibacillus sp. FSL K6-3182 carries:
- a CDS encoding cation transporter; this encodes MKNVMLNVEGMTCGSCVRRIEGAVETLGAKATVDRAAGLVELVYDDSEISLDAIVETIEKQGYDVVK
- a CDS encoding heavy metal translocating P-type ATPase; amino-acid sequence: MSSSNQAVSNQQATLQITGMTCAACASRIEKGLNKLEGVAQANVNFAMEQASVNFDPSQVNMSQLEQKIQALGYGTVKESIDFDIVGMTCAACATRIEKGLNKMSGVKATVNLALETAHVEFIPSMTSAADMIKKVEQIGYKAKPKNEQTSESDHKKKEVRSLQIRLIVSAILSLPLLWAMVGHFSFTSWIWVPEIFMNPWFQLILATPVQFIIGSRFYVGAYKALRNGSANMDVLVALGTSAAYFYSVYLTIESINASAHHQVEMYYETSAVLITLILLGKLFETLAKGRSSEAIKALMGLQAKSAIVIRDGQEVSIPIEDVVTGDVFLVKPGEKVPVDGVVLEGLSAVDESMLTGESIPVDKQTGDQVIGATLNKNGVLKVRATKVGKETALSQIIKVVEEAQGSKAPIQRVADVISGIFVPIVVGIAIVTFLIWYFAVDAGNFAEALEKAIAVLVIACPCALGLATPTSIMAGSGRSAELGILFKGGEHLESTHRINTIILDKTGTVTKGKPELTDVRIEQGYNREQLLSWIAAAEKNSEHPLAEAIVAGIQEQGISLPSTDSFQAIPGFGIEATVQGNELLIGTRKLLAKANVNAESAFEEMSRLESVGKTAMLVAVNGKYAGMVAVADTIKDTSKQAVARLKQLGLEVVMMTGDNERTAKAIASQVGIDHVLAEVLPDGKANEVKRLQESGKKVAMVGDGINDAPALAIADIGMAIGTGTDVAMEAADVTLMRGDLNSIPDAISMSKKTMVNIKQNLFWALAYNVIGIPIAALGFLAPWLAGAAMALSSVSVVLNALRLQRAKV
- a CDS encoding response regulator transcription factor codes for the protein MKQRILLVEDDRSISEMVEAYLTLEGFHIVHAADGEEALRLFSQETYDLILLDVMLPKLNGIDFLKKIREHSLLPVLILSAKDGDVDKALGLGFGADDYLAKPFSMIELLARVKAAIRRATQYSGVRNQAAPSVLRVHELTIDTDNIDVSKRGKSIKLTSKEWQIIKLLTLNPTKVFTKEQIYRSVWNDDYFGDENVINVHISRLREKIEDDPSSPQYIKTLWGIGYKLGEF
- a CDS encoding ATP-binding protein — protein: MVYSLVGIIVILAILNVIQYQMKRARSSGLRYITNQISRQLEQHSSEMLLLMTDDRELKLLLVELNRLLTDNQNKLAQFTKTNHSMRKMLANFSHDLKTPLTVVLGYAEMIQGSREMAFEERERLLRLIHEKTLEIIKLMNGFFDLARLEAGDNDITLSRIHMNELCKKSILTFYDLVQASGYEADIQIPEEAIYALGNEEALERVLSNLLSNAIRYGSDGKSIGIAMSVDDSHVRIDVSDCGKGISARNQELVFERMFTLEESRNKAFQGSGLGLTITKRLVEEMNGEITLHSIPFEKTTFTVKLRRMTY
- a CDS encoding ATP-binding cassette domain-containing protein gives rise to the protein MDYILRTSGLTKAFEGKEVVSNVSMSVRKGEIYGFLGPNGAGKTTVMKMLTNLIKPTAGQIELFNEPLRPNTYDVFKRMGSIIEMPVFYDKLTAKQNLQLHNEYMGCHDDKVIGEVLGMVALRNVDDKAVKNFSLGMKQRLAIARAIMNRPELLILDEPINGLDPAGIKEIRNLLQMLSTDYGVTILISSHLLSEIEQMANTIGVISGGRLIKQVSMADVRGQNSEYIELITPDRTKACAVLANELQLTNFKIIDDNMIRIFESGAMQTTISKSLALNDVNIESLNKKYTSLEQYFLDLIQGDEVKHP
- a CDS encoding ABC transporter permease, with amino-acid sequence MIKLMKLEIAKMGLGWYVKAAIIANVAIVTLMFMIGYFEGVEVKNEIANIGELYIIAGAMVRSTFIVMAAVLISKLIIDEYKKKTILVMFMYPVSRKKLFASKLAIVAILTFVAIIISHIFTLSMLIGINHFFHIIEEAPVPLDYAAQLASIVSFAFAAAGASLVPLYFGMRKHSVPATILSSLLIVILTSSSNPVFSLATIIYIPLALAVFGVAIAWSTVRHIENRDVL